The Gammaproteobacteria bacterium genome has a segment encoding these proteins:
- the purL gene encoding phosphoribosylformylglycinamidine synthase, whose protein sequence is MLYLRGQSALSSFRNEKLLSRLQAIDPAIKRLSADYIFFVDIESNLDEYNRDVLQQLLDAKLTDVGFYQPDRMLTVVPRMGTISPWSSKATDIVHLCGLQVVHRVERGVIYTLDRDLTDELRQSLEEALHDRMTESVLEDVQEAVALFSHMTPVPLSVVDIIQGGRAALKLANKSLGLALSEDELDYLVENFTALQRNPTDVELMMFAQANSEHCRHKIFNASWHIDNEARDKSLFDMIRDSYKANPDGILSAYSDNSSVIEGSNGHRFFPVAGSAEYQEHEEPIHILMKVETHNHPTAISPFPGAATGSGGEIRDEGATGRGSKPKAGLCGFSVSNLRIPGFEQPWETDFGRPERIVSALDIMVEGPLGAAAFNNEFGRPNLCGYFRTYEEKVPGPDGDELRGYHKPIMIAGGLGNIRAGHVEKGDIPPGSQIIVLGGPAMLIGLGGGAASSVSSGSSDAELDFASVQRGNPEMERRAQEVIDRCWAMGEDNPVLSIHDVGAGGLSNALPELVNDCGRGARFEIRAVPNDEPGMSPMQIWSNESQERYVLAVAPERLEEFQAICDRERCLYAVLGEALEEQQLLLGDAELGATPVDLSMSLLLDKPPKMLRDVHHRTFTKPEFSTVDIDINEAVMRVLRLPAVASKKFLITIGDRSVTGMVARDQMVGRWQVPVADVAVSCSDYVSHSGEAMAMGERSPIALVNAVASGRMAVGEAITNIAASSIRNLKQIRLSANWMAAAGHEGEDAALFDTVRAVGEQLCPALGIAIPVGKDSLSMKSIWQEDGEDRAMTSPLSLVITAFAPVLDVRRTLTPELRLDQGDSDLILIDLGKGENRLAASALAQVYKQVGHHTPDLDDPALLRSFFEVIQSLNQDNLLLAYHDRADGGLLALICEMAFAAHCGVDVVLDDLGDDVLAALFSEELGAVIQVRHCDTDTVLEILRGAGLAQVSHVIAAPNETDQLRFSYQNKNIIVEDRAVLHQVWAETSYRMQALRDNPDCAQQEFDALQNNEDSGLFVRLDFDEQEDIAAPYISKGVRPRIAVLREQGVNGQTEMAAAFHRAGFSCQDVHMSDILAGRVTLDDFKGLVACGGFSYGDVLGAGEGWAKTILFQQRARDEFERFFNRQDSFALGVCNGCQMLSNLAELIPGAEYWPHFEGNLSEQFEARFSQVEIVESASILLSGMQGSSMPIAVAHGEGRAVFASEEGRQQAVDQGLLAMRYVDYKGQPTTAYPANPNGSVEGITGLCNQDGRVTIMMPHPERVFRTLQNSWYPDEWAEDAPWMRMFRNARHWLG, encoded by the coding sequence ATGCTCTATCTACGCGGTCAATCTGCTCTATCTTCATTTCGTAATGAAAAGTTATTGTCGAGGCTACAGGCCATTGATCCGGCGATTAAACGACTCTCGGCAGACTATATATTCTTTGTTGATATCGAATCGAATCTGGACGAGTACAATCGGGATGTATTGCAGCAATTGCTCGATGCGAAGCTGACGGATGTGGGTTTTTATCAACCAGATCGTATGCTTACGGTGGTTCCTCGCATGGGTACTATATCGCCCTGGTCGAGTAAGGCGACGGATATTGTGCATCTGTGTGGTCTACAAGTGGTGCACAGGGTTGAACGCGGGGTGATCTATACCCTGGATCGGGATTTGACTGATGAGCTCAGGCAATCACTGGAAGAGGCCTTGCATGATCGTATGACCGAGAGTGTGCTGGAGGACGTGCAGGAGGCTGTTGCCTTATTTAGTCACATGACCCCTGTGCCCTTGAGTGTGGTGGATATTATACAAGGTGGACGTGCGGCACTGAAATTGGCGAATAAGTCGCTGGGTTTGGCCTTGTCGGAAGATGAACTGGACTATCTGGTTGAGAATTTTACTGCTCTACAACGTAACCCCACCGATGTCGAATTGATGATGTTTGCCCAGGCCAATTCGGAACACTGTCGTCACAAGATATTCAATGCCAGTTGGCATATTGATAATGAGGCTAGGGATAAGTCACTGTTTGATATGATTCGAGACAGTTACAAGGCGAATCCTGATGGGATACTGTCGGCCTATTCGGATAATTCTTCGGTGATCGAGGGCAGTAATGGCCATCGCTTTTTTCCGGTGGCAGGGAGTGCTGAGTATCAGGAACATGAAGAACCTATTCATATCCTGATGAAGGTTGAGACCCATAATCATCCGACTGCGATCTCTCCTTTTCCTGGGGCAGCAACGGGTTCAGGTGGTGAGATTCGTGATGAGGGAGCCACCGGGCGTGGTAGTAAACCCAAGGCAGGTCTATGTGGTTTTTCTGTCTCCAATCTACGCATCCCTGGTTTTGAACAGCCCTGGGAGACGGATTTTGGTCGTCCTGAGCGTATTGTCTCGGCATTGGATATTATGGTGGAGGGGCCTTTAGGTGCTGCTGCCTTTAATAATGAATTTGGTCGTCCTAATCTGTGTGGTTATTTCCGTACCTATGAAGAGAAGGTGCCGGGTCCTGATGGTGATGAGCTGCGTGGTTATCACAAGCCAATCATGATTGCGGGTGGTTTGGGTAATATCCGTGCCGGGCACGTCGAGAAGGGTGATATCCCGCCCGGTTCACAGATTATTGTGCTGGGTGGTCCAGCGATGTTGATTGGTTTGGGTGGAGGGGCTGCCTCTTCGGTCTCCAGTGGTAGTAGTGATGCGGAACTGGATTTCGCTTCGGTACAGCGCGGTAATCCGGAGATGGAACGTCGTGCGCAGGAGGTTATTGATCGCTGTTGGGCGATGGGTGAAGATAATCCTGTACTGTCGATACATGATGTCGGTGCCGGTGGTTTATCTAATGCCCTACCCGAACTGGTTAATGATTGTGGACGTGGTGCGCGTTTTGAGATTCGTGCGGTACCGAATGATGAGCCGGGGATGTCGCCCATGCAAATTTGGTCGAATGAGTCGCAGGAACGTTATGTGCTGGCGGTGGCACCGGAACGGTTGGAAGAATTTCAGGCGATTTGTGATCGTGAGCGTTGTCTCTATGCCGTATTGGGTGAGGCGCTGGAAGAACAGCAATTATTGTTGGGTGATGCCGAACTGGGGGCAACGCCGGTTGATTTGTCGATGTCTTTATTGTTGGATAAGCCACCCAAGATGTTGCGTGATGTGCATCATAGAACCTTTACCAAGCCCGAATTTTCCACTGTAGACATTGATATCAATGAGGCTGTTATGCGGGTATTGCGCCTGCCAGCAGTGGCATCGAAGAAATTCCTGATTACCATTGGTGATCGTTCGGTGACGGGCATGGTTGCACGCGATCAAATGGTGGGGCGTTGGCAGGTGCCGGTGGCGGATGTTGCCGTTTCCTGCAGTGATTATGTTTCACATAGCGGTGAAGCGATGGCGATGGGTGAGCGTAGTCCGATTGCATTGGTGAATGCCGTCGCCTCCGGGCGTATGGCAGTCGGTGAGGCGATTACCAATATTGCTGCCTCCAGTATTCGTAACTTGAAGCAGATTCGATTATCGGCTAACTGGATGGCAGCAGCCGGGCATGAGGGTGAGGATGCCGCCTTGTTTGATACCGTGCGTGCGGTGGGTGAACAATTATGTCCTGCCCTGGGTATTGCTATTCCGGTGGGTAAGGATTCCCTGTCAATGAAGAGTATTTGGCAGGAGGATGGTGAAGACAGGGCGATGACCTCACCGTTATCACTGGTTATTACAGCCTTTGCTCCGGTGCTGGATGTGCGCCGTACCCTTACTCCTGAATTAAGACTGGATCAGGGTGATAGTGATTTGATCCTGATTGATCTGGGTAAAGGTGAAAATCGTCTGGCGGCCTCGGCACTGGCACAGGTTTACAAGCAAGTGGGACATCATACCCCGGATCTAGATGATCCCGCCCTGTTACGTTCATTCTTTGAGGTGATTCAGTCATTGAATCAGGATAATCTGTTACTGGCCTACCATGATCGTGCCGATGGTGGTCTATTGGCACTGATCTGTGAGATGGCCTTTGCTGCTCACTGTGGTGTCGATGTTGTGCTGGATGATTTAGGTGATGATGTCTTAGCCGCGTTGTTTAGTGAAGAACTGGGTGCTGTGATACAGGTGCGCCATTGTGATACGGATACCGTGTTGGAGATATTGCGTGGAGCCGGACTGGCCCAGGTCTCGCATGTGATTGCGGCACCGAATGAAACGGATCAGTTACGCTTCAGTTATCAGAACAAGAATATTATTGTTGAGGATCGTGCTGTATTGCATCAGGTCTGGGCTGAGACCAGTTATCGTATGCAGGCATTAAGGGATAACCCGGACTGTGCGCAACAGGAATTTGATGCCTTGCAGAATAATGAGGACAGTGGCCTGTTTGTTCGTTTGGATTTTGATGAACAGGAGGATATTGCGGCACCTTATATTAGTAAGGGTGTACGCCCTCGAATCGCTGTCCTGCGGGAACAGGGTGTGAATGGTCAGACCGAGATGGCGGCGGCATTTCATCGTGCCGGTTTTAGTTGTCAGGATGTCCATATGAGCGATATTCTGGCAGGACGGGTGACGCTTGATGATTTCAAGGGGTTGGTCGCCTGTGGCGGTTTCTCCTACGGTGATGTGTTGGGTGCAGGGGAGGGTTGGGCGAAGACGATTCTGTTCCAGCAGCGTGCGCGTGATGAATTTGAACGTTTCTTTAATCGTCAGGATAGCTTTGCCCTGGGGGTTTGTAATGGCTGTCAGATGTTGTCGAATCTGGCAGAATTAATCCCGGGAGCCGAATACTGGCCACATTTTGAAGGTAATCTCTCTGAACAGTTTGAGGCACGTTTCTCCCAGGTGGAAATTGTTGAGTCTGCCTCTATTCTGTTGTCAGGCATGCAGGGTTCCAGTATGCCAATTGCCGTGGCTCATGGTGAGGGTCGTGCGGTCTTTGCTAGTGAGGAAGGCAGGCAACAAGCTGTTGATCAGGGTTTATTAGCCATGCGTTATGTGGATTATAAGGGGCAGCCGACGACGGCTTATCCGGCTAATCCTAATGGTTCGGTTGAAGGTATTACCGGTCTATGTAACCAGGATGGTCGCGTTACCATTATGATGCCGCATCCTGAACGTGTGTTTCGTACATTACAGAACTCCTGGTATCCCGATGAATGGGCTGAGGATGCTCCCTGGATGCGTATGTTCCGAAATGCCCGTCACTGGCTGGGCTAA
- a CDS encoding 4-hydroxy-tetrahydrodipicolinate synthase: MFHGSIVALVTPMQDDGALDEAALQSLLEFHIDHGTDAIVTMGTTGESATLDEKEHCYVIRRVVEMVAARIPVIAGTGANSTTEAVRLTQCALDAGADAALLVTPYYNKPGQEGLYQHYKAVAAAVPIPQILYNVPGRTACDLLPETVERLSTISNIIGIKEATGDLGRVVDIRRRCGEGFALYSGDDASSMEFMRLGGHGVISVTANVAPGMMHDLCAAVRAGDLEQAGRINSELDALHNDLFVEANPIPVKWALCEMGLIGKGIRLPLTWLADENHARVRQALSQVGLVSS; the protein is encoded by the coding sequence ATGTTTCACGGTAGTATAGTTGCATTAGTTACGCCGATGCAGGATGACGGTGCGCTGGATGAGGCTGCTTTACAGTCATTGCTGGAGTTTCACATCGATCATGGAACAGATGCGATTGTGACCATGGGTACCACAGGAGAATCGGCTACACTGGATGAGAAAGAGCATTGTTATGTGATTCGCCGGGTGGTTGAAATGGTGGCAGCAAGAATCCCGGTGATTGCCGGTACTGGCGCTAACTCGACCACGGAGGCGGTACGTCTGACACAGTGTGCGCTGGATGCCGGGGCTGATGCCGCCTTGTTAGTGACGCCCTATTACAATAAGCCGGGCCAGGAAGGTCTGTATCAACATTACAAGGCAGTGGCTGCTGCCGTGCCTATTCCGCAGATACTCTACAATGTGCCGGGGCGTACGGCCTGTGACCTGTTGCCGGAGACGGTAGAGCGATTGTCGACAATATCCAATATTATCGGGATTAAGGAAGCAACGGGTGATCTGGGTCGTGTTGTTGATATTAGGCGGCGTTGTGGTGAGGGTTTTGCCTTATACAGTGGTGATGATGCCAGTTCGATGGAGTTTATGCGTTTGGGTGGTCATGGCGTTATCTCGGTAACAGCTAATGTGGCGCCTGGAATGATGCATGATCTTTGTGCTGCGGTGCGTGCCGGTGATCTGGAACAGGCAGGCAGGATTAATAGTGAACTGGATGCTTTGCATAACGATTTGTTTGTTGAGGCTAATCCTATTCCAGTGAAATGGGCGTTGTGTGAGATGGGTTTGATTGGTAAGGGGATTCGTTTACCGCTGACCTGGTTGGCGGATGAAAATCATGCGCGGGTGCGGCAGGCATTGAGTCAGGTTGGGCTGGTTTCCAGCTAA
- a CDS encoding AI-2E family transporter: MNVLRAWFDRYFSDPQVVILSSVLLFGLFVVLIMGNMLAPVLAAIVIAYLLGGLVNILVRKGMPNLFAVILVFVLFLFFLLFAFFGLIPSLSNQITQLIQQFPAMVGKGHEVMTRLLETYPNAVSEQQLNELMTGIRAEIASFGQRMLSLSLASIMGLVTLLVYLLLVPLLVFFFLKDKRLIIEWCASFLPKERGLSTQVWSDVNQQIGNYVRGKAWEVVIVGLVTYVAFYWMGLEYAVLLSTLVGLSVIVPYIGAAVVTIPVFVIAYFQWGWEADLAYLMLIHGVIQAVDGNVLVPLLFSEVVNLHPVAIIVAVLVFGGLWGFWGVFFAIPLATLVQAVLKAWPCSRSDSEAVEGS, translated from the coding sequence ATGAACGTGTTGCGTGCCTGGTTTGATCGTTATTTTTCTGATCCACAGGTGGTTATACTGAGTTCGGTATTGCTATTTGGTCTGTTTGTCGTGTTGATTATGGGCAATATGCTGGCACCGGTGCTGGCGGCAATCGTGATCGCCTATTTATTAGGCGGCCTGGTTAATATTCTGGTGCGTAAGGGGATGCCAAATTTGTTTGCTGTCATCCTGGTATTTGTTTTGTTTCTGTTTTTTTTGTTATTTGCCTTCTTTGGTTTGATACCTAGCCTTTCCAATCAGATTACACAGTTGATTCAGCAGTTTCCTGCTATGGTGGGCAAGGGGCATGAGGTGATGACACGCTTACTGGAGACCTATCCAAACGCTGTGTCCGAACAGCAGTTGAATGAGTTGATGACGGGTATTCGTGCCGAAATCGCTTCCTTTGGACAACGTATGCTGAGCCTGTCACTGGCCTCTATTATGGGGTTGGTTACCCTGTTGGTGTATCTTCTGCTGGTTCCTTTATTGGTGTTTTTCTTTCTCAAGGACAAGAGATTGATTATTGAATGGTGTGCTAGTTTTTTACCGAAGGAACGTGGGCTGTCTACTCAAGTCTGGTCTGATGTGAATCAACAGATTGGCAATTATGTCCGTGGCAAGGCATGGGAAGTGGTGATTGTTGGTCTGGTGACCTATGTTGCCTTTTACTGGATGGGTTTGGAATACGCCGTGTTATTGTCTACCCTGGTGGGGCTTTCCGTTATTGTGCCTTATATTGGCGCGGCAGTTGTTACCATTCCGGTCTTTGTTATTGCTTATTTTCAGTGGGGCTGGGAAGCCGATCTAGCTTATCTGATGTTGATTCATGGTGTGATTCAAGCCGTGGATGGCAACGTGTTGGTACCTTTATTATTTTCCGAGGTGGTTAATCTGCATCCGGTTGCCATTATTGTTGCAGTATTGGTCTTTGGCGGTCTGTGGGGGTTTTGGGGCGTGTTCTTTGCGATTCCATTGGCAACCCTGGTGCAGGCGGTGTTGAAGGCGTGGCCTTGTAGTCGTTCTGATTCAGAGGCGGTAGAGGGTTCTTGA
- a CDS encoding peroxiredoxin: MSTPTLNKKAPDFTIAATGEQNITLSDYIGKNIVLYFYPRDNTPGCTQEGQDFRDQYNKFKRNKTVVFGVSRDSVTSHQRFKEKQGFPFELLSDQDEVLCGLYDVIKEKNMYGKKVMGIERSTFLIDQKGILREEWRKVKVKGHIDEVLQRIREINRNGE; this comes from the coding sequence ATGAGCACACCAACACTCAACAAAAAAGCACCGGACTTCACCATTGCCGCCACGGGCGAGCAGAATATCACCCTGTCCGACTATATTGGTAAAAACATTGTGTTATATTTTTACCCCAGAGACAACACGCCAGGCTGTACCCAGGAAGGGCAGGACTTTCGCGATCAATACAATAAATTCAAGCGTAACAAGACCGTGGTGTTTGGCGTTTCCAGAGATAGCGTTACCTCCCATCAGCGTTTCAAGGAAAAACAGGGCTTTCCCTTCGAACTTCTGTCCGATCAGGATGAAGTTCTATGTGGCTTGTATGATGTCATCAAGGAAAAGAATATGTATGGAAAGAAGGTCATGGGTATTGAACGCAGCACCTTTCTTATCGATCAAAAAGGTATCTTACGGGAAGAATGGCGCAAGGTTAAGGTCAAGGGACATATCGACGAAGTTCTGCAACGTATTCGTGAGATCAATCGAAATGGAGAGTGA
- a CDS encoding MBL fold metallo-hydrolase, with amino-acid sequence MRFASLGSGSRGNATLIESGDTLLILDCGFSVKETQRRLARLDIELDQLTAILVTHEHGDHINGVARLARKCQIPVWVSSGTRVCLPDQNIPIIREFNSHESFVIGGLQIQPFPVPHDAREPCQFVFSDDVLRLGVLTDVGEITRHICDCLDGCHGLLLECNYDPEMLRTGEYPPSLKKRVAGRFGHLSNEQAAGLLQQIDLQQLQHLVIAHISEKNNTPELAHQALESMMTGMLEKITVIHQDEGLGWHQLSRG; translated from the coding sequence ATGCGTTTTGCCTCGTTAGGTAGTGGTAGTCGTGGTAATGCCACCTTGATTGAGAGTGGCGATACCCTGCTTATTCTGGATTGTGGCTTCTCGGTTAAGGAGACGCAACGCCGTCTGGCGCGACTGGATATCGAGCTGGATCAGTTAACAGCTATCCTGGTTACCCATGAGCATGGGGATCATATCAACGGGGTTGCTCGTCTAGCGCGTAAGTGTCAGATCCCGGTGTGGGTGAGTAGTGGTACCCGTGTCTGCCTGCCTGATCAAAATATACCTATTATTCGTGAGTTTAATAGCCATGAGTCCTTTGTTATCGGGGGCTTGCAGATCCAGCCCTTTCCAGTACCGCATGATGCGCGTGAACCCTGTCAGTTTGTCTTTAGTGATGATGTCCTGCGCTTGGGGGTGTTGACGGATGTGGGTGAGATTACCCGTCATATCTGTGATTGTCTGGACGGTTGTCATGGTTTGCTGCTGGAGTGTAATTATGACCCCGAGATGTTGCGTACTGGAGAGTATCCGCCCAGTCTGAAAAAGCGAGTGGCGGGTCGATTCGGGCATCTGAGTAATGAACAGGCAGCGGGCCTATTGCAGCAGATTGACCTGCAACAGTTGCAACATCTGGTTATTGCTCATATTAGTGAAAAGAATAATACCCCGGAGTTGGCACATCAGGCACTGGAGTCAATGATGACGGGTATGCTGGAGAAGATTACCGTAATTCATCAGGATGAGGGCCTGGGCTGGCATCAGTTAAGTCGAGGGTGA
- the bamC gene encoding outer membrane protein assembly factor BamC — MQLNRLFSHVFTYVLLVVLAGCSTLDKIMPQEKADYRKSTTLPQLEVPPGMSSPTLAGGQALPVSTTSYSEYIQDKESKVSTSSQVLPAVDGIVVRGEGDKRWLLVNIQLDDLWDKVRSFWLQSGFELVMENPALGIMETDWAENRADIADGPVRRLFGSVMDGMYSAATRDSFRVRLDFNRDNNQTEIFIVHRGMEEVVEGPADETTGTKWRQRDNDPELEIEMLRRLMVYLGAGEKQAQSSLAQKQESTIHAQLIHKEGQLSLVVADTFARTWRRTGIALDRIGFAVEDRDRSKGSYFVRYMDPFKDTNKGFLDKWLPWRDEKEGKQHYQIRLLTGTNNTHIEILNKQGQVDYSGTAVRILKLLEEQLR; from the coding sequence ATGCAATTAAACAGGTTATTTTCACACGTTTTTACCTATGTACTGCTGGTTGTTTTGGCAGGCTGTAGCACTCTAGATAAAATAATGCCGCAGGAGAAGGCTGATTATCGAAAGAGTACAACTTTGCCACAGTTGGAGGTGCCGCCAGGTATGTCATCGCCTACATTGGCGGGTGGGCAGGCGCTTCCTGTCAGTACCACCAGTTATAGTGAATATATACAGGATAAAGAAAGTAAGGTTTCAACATCCTCTCAGGTATTACCCGCTGTTGATGGTATTGTGGTCAGGGGTGAAGGCGATAAACGCTGGTTGCTTGTTAATATTCAACTGGATGATCTATGGGATAAGGTGCGTTCATTCTGGCTGCAGTCCGGGTTTGAATTAGTGATGGAGAATCCGGCGTTGGGTATTATGGAGACCGATTGGGCCGAGAATCGCGCTGATATTGCCGATGGTCCGGTACGTCGATTATTTGGTTCGGTTATGGATGGCATGTATTCGGCGGCTACTCGGGATAGTTTCCGTGTACGCCTGGATTTTAATCGTGATAATAATCAAACCGAGATATTTATCGTTCATCGTGGTATGGAAGAGGTCGTTGAAGGGCCTGCGGATGAAACAACAGGCACCAAGTGGCGTCAACGTGATAATGATCCTGAGTTAGAGATTGAGATGCTCAGACGTTTAATGGTTTATCTGGGTGCGGGTGAGAAGCAGGCGCAGAGCAGTCTGGCTCAGAAACAAGAGTCAACAATTCATGCCCAGTTGATACATAAGGAAGGACAGTTGAGTCTGGTGGTTGCGGATACCTTTGCACGTACCTGGCGACGTACCGGGATTGCACTGGATCGCATAGGCTTTGCGGTCGAGGATCGGGATCGAAGTAAAGGAAGCTATTTTGTTCGTTATATGGATCCATTCAAGGATACCAATAAAGGCTTCCTTGATAAATGGTTGCCATGGCGTGATGAAAAGGAAGGCAAACAACATTATCAGATTCGTTTGCTAACCGGAACCAATAACACGCACATTGAGATATTGAATAAACAGGGTCAGGTTGATTATTCGGGTACTGCTGTCAGAATCCTGAAGCTGCTGGAAGAACAGCTTCGATAA
- a CDS encoding glycine cleavage system protein R, which produces MDKKLVISALSSDRSGIVNELSQHILESGCNIEDSRMIVLGGEFAIILLVSGAWNTIAKLEGQLPALEEQLNMRITVKATEPPQYVAHTLSYGVDVIALDHPGIVHNLASFFSSREINIQELSTTAYAAAHTGSPMFSAHITVNIPADIRIASLREEFMEFCDQLNLDAVIEPIKD; this is translated from the coding sequence ATGGATAAAAAACTCGTAATCTCGGCACTTAGCAGTGATCGATCCGGTATTGTTAATGAGCTATCACAGCACATACTGGAAAGTGGATGCAATATCGAGGATAGCCGCATGATCGTACTTGGCGGGGAATTCGCCATTATCCTGCTGGTATCCGGTGCATGGAACACTATTGCTAAACTGGAAGGCCAGCTTCCCGCATTGGAAGAACAGCTGAATATGCGCATCACAGTCAAGGCTACCGAGCCGCCCCAATATGTCGCTCACACCTTGTCCTATGGTGTTGATGTCATTGCCCTGGATCACCCCGGCATCGTGCATAATCTTGCCAGTTTTTTCTCCTCGCGCGAGATTAATATCCAGGAACTGTCAACCACCGCCTATGCTGCCGCACACACCGGGTCACCCATGTTTTCTGCCCATATTACCGTCAACATCCCTGCCGATATCCGCATCGCCAGTCTACGTGAAGAGTTCATGGAGTTCTGTGACCAACTCAACCTGGATGCAGTGATTGAACCGATCAAAGACTAA
- a CDS encoding LysR family transcriptional regulator, protein MADRRLQVFYTVAQMLSFTKAADNLHMTQPAVTFQVRQLEEYFNTRLFDRTHNRISLTDAGKRVFEYGEQIFTLYAEMENAVREVTGDVSGALIIGASTTIAEYMLPSLLGDFKHKYPEVNLQLKVSNTDGIVSMVENNVIDLGVVEAPVMNKNLVVEVCRNDKLVAIVSPNHPLAGEVEVDIARLLEYPYICREEGSGTREVINEYMNAANVDLSGLHISMELGSPEAVKGTVEAGMGVSIVSGATINKELELGTLVALNLNPPLERPFSFVHQKQKFRHRVMDELLEFARNHCKEHLNDEI, encoded by the coding sequence ATGGCAGATCGTAGATTACAGGTGTTTTATACCGTGGCTCAGATGTTGAGTTTTACCAAGGCAGCGGATAACTTGCATATGACGCAGCCTGCAGTAACTTTTCAGGTGCGGCAACTGGAAGAATATTTTAATACGCGTTTATTTGATCGTACTCACAACCGGATTAGTTTGACGGATGCAGGGAAACGGGTTTTTGAGTACGGAGAACAGATATTCACCTTGTATGCGGAGATGGAAAACGCAGTGCGTGAAGTTACCGGTGACGTTAGTGGTGCCCTGATTATTGGTGCCAGCACCACCATTGCTGAGTATATGCTGCCATCCCTGTTGGGGGATTTTAAGCACAAGTACCCGGAGGTTAACTTGCAACTCAAGGTGTCGAATACCGATGGTATTGTCTCTATGGTGGAGAATAATGTGATTGATCTGGGGGTGGTCGAGGCTCCGGTGATGAACAAAAATCTGGTGGTAGAGGTCTGTCGTAATGACAAATTGGTCGCCATTGTATCGCCTAATCACCCGTTGGCAGGTGAGGTTGAGGTGGATATCGCACGTTTGCTTGAGTATCCGTATATTTGCCGTGAAGAGGGCTCGGGTACGCGCGAGGTTATCAATGAGTATATGAATGCAGCTAATGTGGATCTAAGCGGTTTGCATATCTCGATGGAATTAGGGAGTCCGGAGGCGGTTAAGGGCACCGTTGAGGCGGGTATGGGGGTGTCGATTGTATCCGGTGCAACGATTAATAAAGAGCTGGAGTTAGGCACCCTAGTGGCGCTAAATTTAAATCCACCGCTGGAAAGGCCATTTTCCTTTGTGCATCAAAAACAGAAGTTCAGGCATCGGGTAATGGATGAATTGCTGGAATTTGCGCGTAACCACTGTAAGGAACACCTGAATGATGAAATTTAA
- a CDS encoding Crp/Fnr family transcriptional regulator: MFVTAWEEGLLKICSTLSVQDRGTLLSFAGFLVQQGRGVDMELPSALPVVQEKPVLAKPENIARPDDESTVAALKRLSAIYPMLDKNILLDQTSSLMISHIMQGKDKKGVIDELEQIFKDEYARLEEQMESE; the protein is encoded by the coding sequence ATGTTTGTGACGGCATGGGAAGAAGGGTTATTGAAGATTTGTAGCACTCTATCGGTACAAGATCGTGGCACCTTGTTGTCATTTGCTGGTTTTCTGGTACAGCAGGGTCGGGGTGTCGATATGGAACTACCATCGGCTTTGCCTGTTGTGCAGGAAAAACCCGTATTGGCTAAGCCGGAGAATATAGCAAGACCTGATGATGAGTCGACAGTTGCTGCACTCAAGCGTCTGTCGGCAATCTATCCGATGTTGGATAAGAATATCCTGCTGGATCAGACTTCTTCGTTGATGATTAGTCACATTATGCAGGGTAAGGATAAGAAAGGGGTTATTGATGAACTGGAGCAGATATTCAAGGATGAGTATGCGCGGTTAGAAGAACAGATGGAAAGCGAGTAG